TCAATCCTGCTGCCTTCACGCACACTAGCGTTGCAATCCGTGATGCGCTACTCGGTGTCGCTATTCCATTTATTGAAGTGCATTTATCTAACGTCCACGCCCGTGAACCCTTCCGTCATCACTCTTACCTTTCTGATAAAGCAGTAGGTGTGATTTGCGGCCTCGGCCCTGACGGTTATGAATTCGCCCTGAATGCAGCAGTACGTCGCCTGCATGCAGACAGCTAACTGAACAATATAAAAAGAGAAATATAAATGGATATTCGTAAGATCAAGAAGCTAATCGAGCTTGTAGAAGAATCAGGTATTGCTGAGCTAGAAATTTCTGAAGGTGAAGAGTCAGTACGCATCAGCCGTAGCGTTGCACCAACAGCTGTAATGCCACAGCAATATGCAGCAGCACCTGTTGCTCCAGCACAGCCTGCAGTAGCACAACCAGTAGAAGCACCAGCAGCCCCTGTTGCGACAGCTCCAGCAGCAGAAACCGCTGCACCTGTAGCTTACCACTCTGTACTTTCTCCAATGGTGGGTACGTTCTACCGCTCTCCAAGCCCAGAAGCGAAATCATTTGTAGAAGTGGGTCAATCTGTAAACATCGGTGACACGCTATGTATCGTTGAAGCGATGAAGATGATGAACCAAATCCAAGCAGACAAAGCTAGTAAAGTTGTCGCTATTCTTGCAGAAGACGGCGATGCGATTGAGTTCGATCAGCCTCTTATCATCATCGAGTAATCGAGGCTCTGGCTATGTTAGATAAATTAGTAATTGCGAACCGAGGTGAAATTGCACTTCGTATCCTACGCGCATGTAAAGAGCTAGGTATCAAAACTGTAGCGGTTCACTCCACTGCAGACCGCGATCTTAAGCACGTTCTACTTGCTGACGAGTCAGTGTGTATTGGTCCTGCTCGCGGTATCGACAGCTACCTAAATATTCCACGCATCATTAGTGCTGCTGAAATCACAGGTGCTGTAGCTATCCACCCTGGTTACGGTTTCCTGTCAGAAAATGCTGACTTTGCTGAGCAAGTTGAGCGTTCTGGTTTTATTTTCGTGGGTCCTAAAGCTGAAACTATTCGCCTAATGGGTGACAAGGTTTCTGCTATCACGGCAATGAAAAAAGCAGGCGTACCTTGTGTACCTGGCTCTGACGGCCCTCTTGATGACGACGAAGCGAAAAACAAATCTTTCGCTAAGCGTATTGGCTACCCTGTGATCATCAAAGCCTCTGGTGGCGGCGGCGGTCGTGGTATGCGTGTAGTTCGTGGCGAAAACGAACTAACAGAAGCAATCGCAATGACCCGTGCGGAAGCAAAATCTTGTTTCAATAACGACATGGTTTACATGGAGAAATACCTTGAAAACCCACGTCACATTGAAGTACAGGTTTTAGCTGACGGTCAAGGCGGTGCGATCCACTTAGGTGAGCGTGACTGTTCTATGCAGCGTCGTCACCAGAAAGTGGTAGAAGAAGCACCAGCGCCGGGTATTACCGAAGAAATGCGTAAATACATCGGTGAGCGTTGTACTCGTGCATGTATCGAAATCGGTTACCGTGGTGCGGGTACGTTTGAATTCCTATACGAAAACGGTGAGTTCTACTTCATTGAAATGAACACCCGTATTCAGGTTGAACACCCAGTAACAGAAATGGTCACTGGCGTTGATTTGATCAAAGAGCAATTACGTATTGCAGCAGGTCAACCACTGTCTTTCAACCAAAGTGATATTCAAATTCGTGGTCATGCTATCGAATGTCGTATCAACGCAGAAGATCCAGAGCGTTTCCTACCTTGCCCAGGTACTATCGAGCGTTTCCACGCGCCAGGTGGTATGGGTATTCGTTGGGAATCTCACATCTACACAGGTTACACAGTACCGCCTTACTACGATTCAATGATCGGTAAGTTGATTGCGTACGGTGAAAACCGTGATGTTGCGATTTCTCGCATGCGTAACGCACTAAGCGAAATGATCATTGATGGTATTAAGACTAACGTACCGCTACAACAAGCGATCATGGCAGACGAGAACTTCCAAAAAGGTGGTGCAAACATTCACTACCTAGAGAAGAAACTTGGTCTTCAGTAAGCCCAGCTTACTGCGCTAAAAGGCTACCTTCGGGTCTGTCTCTTATACACAAATCCCTAAGCCAATGCTTGGGGATTTTTTTGAACTAATTTTATGTTTCATGATCTGATCATCTAAGCAATGATAAGGATGATTATGATGACCTATATAGAACCAACGCTTTGGGCTCAAAAACAATTCGGTCAAGCCGATCTTAATGACCCAAGACGCACTCAAAGACTCGTTGCTCTAGCTACCTCTCTGGCTGAACAACCTGGTATCCCTATCTCAAAACTCATCATCTCCCCAGCCGATATGGAAGGGGCTTATCGCTTTATTCGTAATGACCAAATCAAAGCAGAAGATATTGCAGAAGCTGGATTCTATGTCACAGCACAAGAAGCTTTTGAACAACAAACACTGCTTGCATTGGAAGATACCACTTCTCTAAGTTACTCACATCACAGCATACAAGATACACTCGGGCATTCCAATCAAGGTAATCGACACCGAGCAATGTTCGTTCATTCAACGTTGCTTTTTGCTCCCGAAACTCACACTGTAGTTGGTTTAATCGAACAACAACGCTGGACCCGAGATATTGAAAAACGTGGTCAAAGACACCAGCACGCAACTCGACCATACAAAGAAAAAGAAAGTTATAAATGGG
The sequence above is a segment of the Photobacterium leiognathi genome. Coding sequences within it:
- the aroQ gene encoding type II 3-dehydroquinate dehydratase, with the protein product MSTVKRILLINGPNLNLLGLREPGHYGHQTLTQLVDGLTAKATQLGVALEHIQSNAEHVLIDAIHQAYGKVDFIIINPAAFTHTSVAIRDALLGVAIPFIEVHLSNVHAREPFRHHSYLSDKAVGVICGLGPDGYEFALNAAVRRLHADS
- the accC gene encoding acetyl-CoA carboxylase biotin carboxylase subunit; amino-acid sequence: MLDKLVIANRGEIALRILRACKELGIKTVAVHSTADRDLKHVLLADESVCIGPARGIDSYLNIPRIISAAEITGAVAIHPGYGFLSENADFAEQVERSGFIFVGPKAETIRLMGDKVSAITAMKKAGVPCVPGSDGPLDDDEAKNKSFAKRIGYPVIIKASGGGGGRGMRVVRGENELTEAIAMTRAEAKSCFNNDMVYMEKYLENPRHIEVQVLADGQGGAIHLGERDCSMQRRHQKVVEEAPAPGITEEMRKYIGERCTRACIEIGYRGAGTFEFLYENGEFYFIEMNTRIQVEHPVTEMVTGVDLIKEQLRIAAGQPLSFNQSDIQIRGHAIECRINAEDPERFLPCPGTIERFHAPGGMGIRWESHIYTGYTVPPYYDSMIGKLIAYGENRDVAISRMRNALSEMIIDGIKTNVPLQQAIMADENFQKGGANIHYLEKKLGLQ
- the accB gene encoding acetyl-CoA carboxylase biotin carboxyl carrier protein, with protein sequence MDIRKIKKLIELVEESGIAELEISEGEESVRISRSVAPTAVMPQQYAAAPVAPAQPAVAQPVEAPAAPVATAPAAETAAPVAYHSVLSPMVGTFYRSPSPEAKSFVEVGQSVNIGDTLCIVEAMKMMNQIQADKASKVVAILAEDGDAIEFDQPLIIIE